GTTCAGCCCTTCTGGCTCCATAAATACCTGGTGTGAGTTTTTATCGGCAAACCGATGAATTTTATCTTCGATTGATGGACAGTAACGCGGACCGATCCCTTCAATCACCCCAGAATACATGGGACTGCGATCCAAACCACCACGGATAATCTCGTGTGTACGTTCGTTGGTATGCGTGATGTAGCAGGAAACTTGTTGCGGATGATGTGCCACATTACCGATAAACGACATCACAGGGAGTGGGAAATCACCTTTTTGTTCAGTCATTTGTGAAAAATCGACGGTACGAGCATCAATACGCGGTGGCGTACCGGTTTTTAACCGTCCGACAGGCAGTTGCAGTTCTCGTAAGCGTTGTGCCAACGCAATAGCAGGTTGATCACCGGCACGACCGCCACTGTAATTTTGCAGACCAATATGGATTTTCCCGGCAAGAAAAGTTCCGGTAGTTAGCACAACGGCTGCGGCTTCAAAGGCCAAGCCCATCTGAGTCACTACACCGGTAACTCGGCCGTTTTCAACCACTAAATCATCTACGGCTTGCTGGAATAAACGTAAATTGGGTTGATTTTGTAAAATGCGTTGAACTGCTTGACGATATAGTGCTCTGTCTGCTTGTGCTCTTGTTGCTCTGACGGCTGGTCCTTTACTGGAGTTGAGGATCCGAAACTGGATACCCGCATGATCGGTAGCGGTCGCCATAGCGCCACCTAAGGCATCGATCTCTTTAACTAAATGGCCTTTTCCGATGCCGCCGATCGCTGGATTACAGGACATCTGTCCCAAAGTGTCGAGGTTATGGGTCAGCAATAGAGTCTTACACCCCATTCTGGCTGCCGCTAATGCTGCTTCGGTTCCGGCATGACCGCCACCTACAACAACTACATCAAACCGTTCATGAAAACGCATTGTTAAACCTTCTTAGACACCTAGTTAATCAAGAGCAATGAGCCGCGTATTTTAGCATTTCAAAAGGATCAGGTGAATGATCTCTTTAGATTGTTAGATCGTAAACCGATCGCACTATTAGATCTTAAGATCTTTATATAGATCTGTTTATTGTTTTTACTATTAGGATCGACGAACGCAGTGGATAACGGTTATTTTTCTTTAAAATCAAAAAAATACACTTAAATTATCCTGTGATCTATTAACGATCATGTTGCGTAAAGACTGGGGATAGATCGCCTAGTTATCCACATCATGGATCTATAGGGAAGCAGGACGATCATTAATACAATGATTGATCAGATCTATATGACAATTTATCCACATATTTATCATTTTAAATTTATATATGTGGATAAATTTGTTCTTATTTGTGTATATAAAGGTATGAAATCATGCTTACAGATCACCAATCCAGCTCCGTAGCCATGCCACAGCGGCATCTTCCGGTACTGGATCTCTTTGTACATCAATCTGGATCTTATCCACAAAAGCGGTCGCGCCTTTTTGTTCGAGTAAATCAGCTAATTTCTGCGGACCTTCACAAAAGGTGTCATAGCTGGAGTCTCCAATGGCACATAGCACATACTCTAGCTGGCTAAAGTGACTCTCTTCATCAATCAATTGTTGATAGAGCGGTTGCAGGTTATCCGGCAGATCGCCTGCTCCATGGGTTGAAGACACGATTAGCCAGAGTTTGTCAGGATCTAATTGAGCGAGATCTGCAGCTAAATGAATTGTGGTTGTGTGGCCCTGTTGTTGCAGTTCCGCCGCTAATTCATCAGCAACATACTCTGCACCGCCAAGTGTGGTACCTACCAGAATTTCAATGCTTGCCATTTCTTGTCCTTGTTAACGTCTCCGAAAAATATAGCGGCATGGTAATCCATGATGATACACGGCTGAAAGTCCGGGTTCGATTGTCGTCGTTTTTTCTTCGGATACGATTTAAAAAATGCGTATGTTCGCGTATTTGGGCTGCAATAGTCTCAGTATAATGCTGATAATGGTGGGGATTGATGATCGCTATGAGCGAGTTTTCTTATGGGATTTTTTGAAAGATATCTGTCGGTTTGGGTAGCGTTGGCTATTGTGGCGGGGGTAGGAATAGGTAATCTGTTCCCAGATTTATTCAGCGGCATTGCTGCTTTTGAATATGCACATGTAAATCTGGTCATTGCGGTGCTTATCTGGTTGATGATTTATCCGATGATGGTCCAGATTGATTTTTCGGCAGTTAAAGATGTTGGTAAGAAGCCCAAAGGGTTACTGCTAACCCTGGTGATTAACTGGTTGATCAAACCCTTTACTATGGCATTACTCGGATGGTTATTTTTTAAAGGTGTATTTGCGTCCTGGGTCTCACCACAATCGGCTACCGAATATATTGGTGGGATGATCCTATTGGGCGTAGCACCTTGCACTGCGATGGTGTTTGTGTGGAGCCAGTTAACCAAAGGCGATCCTAACTACACACTGGTTCAAGTATCAGTAAATGACATTATTATGGTGTTTGCTTTCGCACCAATTGCCGCATTTTTGCTGGGGATCAGCGAGATCCAGGTGCCCTGGCAGACATTGCTGCTATCGGTTGTACTCTATGTGGTGTTGCCTCTCTTGGCGGGAATTGTTGCTCGTTATCGATTACAGCGCAATGCAGACGCTGATGCGTTAGCGCATTTTGTGGCTAAGCTTAAACCTTGGTCTGTAGTGGGATTGCTGGCGACAGTAGTGTTGCTGTTTGGTTTTCAAGCTCAAACGATTATTGCGCAGCCCTTGGTAATTTTGATGATTGCCATACCATTACTCATCCAAAGTTATGGCATTTTTGCGATTGCTTATTTAGCCGCAAAACAACTGCGCTTACCTCATAATGTGGCTGCGCCTGCCTGTATGATTGGCACTTCCAATTTTTTCGAATTGGCGGTAGCGGTAGCGATTTCCTTGTTTGGTCTGCATTCTGGTGCCGCACTGGCAACCGTCGTTGGCGTTTTGGTTGAAGTGCCAGTGATGCTATCGTTAGTCGCATTTGCTAATAGAACGCGGCACTGGTTCTCTTGAGTGGGGATGTGTAAATGCTGACAGCCAGCGCAAATTGATGAGACGAGACTGCTGATTTGTTCATCCGTTCATATGAGTCAGTAAATTTTAATTTAATATATCTAATATATTGTATTTAAACTTCAATGTATTTGGTAAGTAAACACTTACTTACCAATGCAAAATGAGCTGAATATTTTTCCGAGCAGATCATCAGAGGTAAATTCGCCGGTGATCTCGGATAATGCTTGTTGCGTCATACGCAACTCTTCAGCGAGTAGTTCTCCAGCCTGAAATATTTCCAGTTGTTCTTTACCCTGCTGTAAATGCTGGCTTGCTTTATCCAGTGCCTCAAGGTGACGGCGACGGGCAAGAAAGCTGCCCTCGAGGTTACTTTGATAACCCATCAATTGCTTCAGGTGTTGTGTTAATTCTGCCATTCCCAGACCAGTTTTAGCAGAAATCCGGTAGACGCTATAACCTTGCTCTTCAGTTGGTGCGAGAGACTCTCCCGTTAAATCCGCCTTATTGCGGACAACGGTAATACCGAGTTTTGCGGGTAATCGGTCGATAAAGTCAGGCCATATTTCTTTGGGATCTACCGCGTCGGTATCGGTGCCATCAACCATGAATAACACTCTGTCTGCGGTAGCGATTTCTGCCCAGGCACGCTCGATACCTATTTTTTCAACAGTATCATCAGTGTCTCTGAGTCCCGCGGTATCAATCACATGTAACGGCATACCATCAAGATGAATGTGTTCGCGTAGTACATCGCGAGTGGTACCGGCTATTTCGGTAACAATCGCCGATTCTTTTCCTGCCAGCGCATTAAGTAAGCTGGATTTGCCAGCATTAGGGCGCCCGGCAATGACTACTTTCATCCCTTCACGGATGAGCGCACCTTGCTGAGCACTGTGTTGAACTTGCGCCAGCTTATCTATGATGCGGTAAAGGGCATTGGCAATTTTGCCGTCTGACAGGAAATCTACCTCTTCGTCAGGAAAGTCGATTGCGGCTTCAACGTACAAGCGCAGATTTGTGACTTGTTCTACCAATTGATGGACTTCTTTGGAGAACTCTCCCTGTAATGACGCCATTGCGCTTTTGGCTGCCTGTTCGCTGGTAGCTTCAATTAAGTCTGCAATCGCCTCAGCCTGTGCCAGGTCTAGTTTGTCGTTGAGGAAGGCCTGCTCACTGAATTCGCCTGGTCTTGCCATACGTACGTCGGCTACAGTCAAGATGCTTTTTATCAGCATATCCATGACGATTTGACCGCCGTGACCCTGCAATTCCAGTACATCTTCACCGGTAAAGGAGTGGGGGCCTTTGAAGAATAGTGCTATTCCCTGATCCAGTGTTTGTCCCTGATTATCTTTAAACGGACAGTAATCCGCATAGCGAACTTTTGGCAGATGACCAAGCACTTTTAAGGCGACATCTGCCGCCTTATCTCCGGATACTCTGACAATGCCCACGCCACCTTTACCGGGAGCGGTAGCTTGCGCCACAATGGTATCTGCTGCCACACTGTTTTCCTTTTTATCAAAAGCGTCATAATCAAAAGGCGGCTAATAGCCGCCTTTTTGTGAAGGGATTAAAAGGTTATTTTAATCCTTTTTTCTCCAATCCGGCGTAGATGATCTTCTGTTGGATAATAGCCACAATGTTACCCATCAACCAGTAAAGCACCAAACCAGATGGGAACCACAGGAAGAATACGGTAAATACTACAGGCATATACTGCATCATCTTGGCCTGCATCGGATCCATAGTTGGCGACATTGGCTGCAGTTTCTGCATGATAAACATCGACAAACCATTAAGAATTGGCAGCACGTAGTATGGGTCTTGTACTGACAAGTCATGGATCCACAGCATAAATGGTGCGTGACGGAGTTCCACACTTTCCAGCAGAACCCAATACAAAGCCAGGAAAATAGGCATCTGCAGCATAATTGGCAGACAGCCACCCATAGGGTTGACCTTCTCCTTTTTATACATCTCCATCATGGCTTGACCCATCTTCTGGCGATCATCACCAAAACGGTCTTTTAGCTCTTGGATTTTAGGCTGCAGATTACGCATCTTAGCCATAGAGGTGTATTGCGCACGAGTCAGCGGGAACAAAATGCCGCGTACAGTAAAGGTGATCAGAATAATTGCCAGACCCCAGTTACCCACAAACGAATGGAAGAACATCATCAGTTTGTAAATTGGAACGGCCAACCACCATAACACTCCATAGTCTACAACTAGGTTTAAGGTATCTGACACTTCTGATAGCGCGGCTTGATCTTTTGGACCAACATAGAAATCCGCGCCAATCGTTGCCGTTGCTCCTGGTGCTACAGTATCAGCTTGGCCACGGAAACCAATGTTAGCCATAGTGCCGTTGCTGATGCTGGAATAGATAAGATTACTTTGATCTGCTGGTGGTACCCAAGCGGAAACAAAGTAGTGTTGCAGCATGGCTACCCAGCCACCCTGAGTTTCTTTATGCAGATCTTTTTCTTTAATTTCGTCAAATTTATACTTTTCATAACGAGTGTCTGCTGTTGAGTACGCAGCACCACGATATGTTGGCATCATCATATGACTATCAGAGGGCTTGATGGTCTGCTTAATCTGACCATACATCTGCACCTGCAATGGCGCCGCAGTGGTGTTATCAATTTGATAATCTACCCGAATATCAAACTTGCCTTTATGGAAGGTAAATATTTTGGTGTATTTCACGCCGTTTGCCGCGGTGTAAGTCATCGGCACCTTCAGCGTGTTTTCACCATCTTTCATTTGGAATTCGGTGCCGGTAACGGCATAAGTTGGGCGTCCAGCGCTGCTATCAACGCCACCACTACCGATCAGACCGCTCTGTGCTATGTAGGTAAATCCAGGCTGTTGTTCCAATAACACAAAAGGATCATCTTTCCCTTGTTCCAGTTTATGTGCAACCAATGCAGCATGAACAATGTCACCACCCACTGGATTAATCAGTACATCTAACTGATCGGTTTTAACTCGCACTAAATCTTTGGAGGCAACAACCGTGTGTTCTTCCGGTACTCCAGCCTTACCATCGGCATTGGGCACGTCGTTTTGAATGGTGTCCTGAGTTGAGGATGTCACTGCTGTTTCAGTAACGGCTGGTTTTGGCGCTTTATCTGTCTGCCATTGTTGCCAGATCATAAAACTGACAGCTAACAGCGCGATAAGCAGAATATTGCGTTGAGATTCCATAGCCTATTTATTACACCTGTTCTTTTTAGGAGGTACGGGGTCGTTGCCGCCCGGATGCAAAGGGTGACATTTTAATATGCGTTTTATCGCAAACCAACTCCCTTTGACAGTTCCGTGCACTTGCACAGCTTCTATCGCGTAATGGGAGCAGGAAGGGTTAAATCGGCAGCGTTGTCCTAGCATAGGGCTGATAAATATCTGATAGCCCCGGATAGCTTTAATGATCAACCATTGAAACGGCGACTGAGCTTGCGCCATAACTTTTCCACCAATTTTCTGAGTTGCTCGTTATCCAACTCTAAAACACCACCACGGACCAATACCACAATGTCCACCGGTGGCAAATTATACTGATTAAGTCTGAAACTTTCGCGAACAATACGTTTAACACGATTGCGCTGGTTAGCCCTTTTTACATGACGCTTGGCAACAGTCAAGCCTAATCTGGGGTGTTCCAGAGTATTCGGCATCGCCAACAGGGTTATTTCAGCAGAGGAGGCTTTTTGCGGGTCG
This portion of the Shewanella yunxiaonensis genome encodes:
- the mioC gene encoding FMN-binding protein MioC, with amino-acid sequence MASIEILVGTTLGGAEYVADELAAELQQQGHTTTIHLAADLAQLDPDKLWLIVSSTHGAGDLPDNLQPLYQQLIDEESHFSQLEYVLCAIGDSSYDTFCEGPQKLADLLEQKGATAFVDKIQIDVQRDPVPEDAAVAWLRSWIGDL
- the arsB gene encoding ACR3 family arsenite efflux transporter, with product MGFFERYLSVWVALAIVAGVGIGNLFPDLFSGIAAFEYAHVNLVIAVLIWLMIYPMMVQIDFSAVKDVGKKPKGLLLTLVINWLIKPFTMALLGWLFFKGVFASWVSPQSATEYIGGMILLGVAPCTAMVFVWSQLTKGDPNYTLVQVSVNDIIMVFAFAPIAAFLLGISEIQVPWQTLLLSVVLYVVLPLLAGIVARYRLQRNADADALAHFVAKLKPWSVVGLLATVVLLFGFQAQTIIAQPLVILMIAIPLLIQSYGIFAIAYLAAKQLRLPHNVAAPACMIGTSNFFELAVAVAISLFGLHSGAALATVVGVLVEVPVMLSLVAFANRTRHWFS
- the mnmE gene encoding tRNA uridine-5-carboxymethylaminomethyl(34) synthesis GTPase MnmE encodes the protein MAADTIVAQATAPGKGGVGIVRVSGDKAADVALKVLGHLPKVRYADYCPFKDNQGQTLDQGIALFFKGPHSFTGEDVLELQGHGGQIVMDMLIKSILTVADVRMARPGEFSEQAFLNDKLDLAQAEAIADLIEATSEQAAKSAMASLQGEFSKEVHQLVEQVTNLRLYVEAAIDFPDEEVDFLSDGKIANALYRIIDKLAQVQHSAQQGALIREGMKVVIAGRPNAGKSSLLNALAGKESAIVTEIAGTTRDVLREHIHLDGMPLHVIDTAGLRDTDDTVEKIGIERAWAEIATADRVLFMVDGTDTDAVDPKEIWPDFIDRLPAKLGITVVRNKADLTGESLAPTEEQGYSVYRISAKTGLGMAELTQHLKQLMGYQSNLEGSFLARRRHLEALDKASQHLQQGKEQLEIFQAGELLAEELRMTQQALSEITGEFTSDDLLGKIFSSFCIGK
- the yidC gene encoding membrane protein insertase YidC, with product MESQRNILLIALLAVSFMIWQQWQTDKAPKPAVTETAVTSSTQDTIQNDVPNADGKAGVPEEHTVVASKDLVRVKTDQLDVLINPVGGDIVHAALVAHKLEQGKDDPFVLLEQQPGFTYIAQSGLIGSGGVDSSAGRPTYAVTGTEFQMKDGENTLKVPMTYTAANGVKYTKIFTFHKGKFDIRVDYQIDNTTAAPLQVQMYGQIKQTIKPSDSHMMMPTYRGAAYSTADTRYEKYKFDEIKEKDLHKETQGGWVAMLQHYFVSAWVPPADQSNLIYSSISNGTMANIGFRGQADTVAPGATATIGADFYVGPKDQAALSEVSDTLNLVVDYGVLWWLAVPIYKLMMFFHSFVGNWGLAIILITFTVRGILFPLTRAQYTSMAKMRNLQPKIQELKDRFGDDRQKMGQAMMEMYKKEKVNPMGGCLPIMLQMPIFLALYWVLLESVELRHAPFMLWIHDLSVQDPYYVLPILNGLSMFIMQKLQPMSPTMDPMQAKMMQYMPVVFTVFFLWFPSGLVLYWLMGNIVAIIQQKIIYAGLEKKGLK
- the yidD gene encoding membrane protein insertion efficiency factor YidD — its product is MAQAQSPFQWLIIKAIRGYQIFISPMLGQRCRFNPSCSHYAIEAVQVHGTVKGSWFAIKRILKCHPLHPGGNDPVPPKKNRCNK
- the rnpA gene encoding ribonuclease P protein component: MTSYTFPRELRLLTPAEFNSVFTDPQKASSAEITLLAMPNTLEHPRLGLTVAKRHVKRANQRNRVKRIVRESFRLNQYNLPPVDIVVLVRGGVLELDNEQLRKLVEKLWRKLSRRFNG